The region GCCTTGCGGCGCTACCCGAACGGGGAGGAGCGCTGCATCGCCTGCAAGCTGTGCGAAGCGGTGTGCCCGGCGGTGGCGATTACCATTGAATCTGAACAGCGCGCCGATGGCACTCGCCGTACGACCCGCTACGACATCGATCTCACCAAGTGCATTTACTGCGGGTTCTGCGAGGAATCGTGCCCGGTAGATTCCATCGTGGAGACGCGCTTCTTCGAGTATCACGGCGAGCAGCGCGGCGATCTGATTGCCACCAAGGAAAAACTCCTGGCGATGGGTGACCGCTTCGAGCAGGAAATCGCCGCGGACCGGGCGCAGG is a window of Pseudomonadota bacterium DNA encoding:
- the nuoI gene encoding NADH-quinone oxidoreductase subunit NuoI, producing the protein MPAVKDYFRSLLLGELLKGMKLTGRYLFSRKVTVQYPEEKTPQSPRFRGHHALRRYPNGEERCIACKLCEAVCPAVAITIESEQRADGTRRTTRYDIDLTKCIYCGFCEESCPVDSIVETRFFEYHGEQRGDLIATKEKLLAMGDRFEQEIAADRAQDAKYR